CAGAACCACCAAAGGAAGCCCCTCCCAGTTGGAAACAAGCACAAAAATCTGCGCCTCCGCTAAAATCCGGTCCACATCCAACCTGCGCCCAAGAAAGCGAACCCGGCTCGCAAGCCCAAGCCCATCAGCCAAAACGCGAACCCTAGCAAGCAACGGCCCATCCCCCACCAGGTCCAAGGTCCAAGGAAGATCCCGAAGCCCCGCCAAAGCCTGAAGAAGAAGAGCGTGATCCTTTTGGGGAGCAAAGCGGGCCACCATGACCAGCCTGGGAGGCTCCCGTCCCGGGTCAGCCCGAAAAGGAGTGTCCGGCACCCCGTTCCATCCCTCGTCTATTGGTCGCGTATCCCTCCAAACGCCCGCACCTCTACCCCCGCCGCCTCCAGGGCCGCCCGTACCGCCTGGGCCACCTGGGGGGCGTTGGGGTTATCCCCGTGGATGCACAGGGTGTCCGCCCGCACCGCCACTTCCCCCCCGTCCAGGGCCTCCACCTTCCCCTCCAGGACCATGCGCACCGCCCGCCGGGCCGCCTCCTTTGGGTCGGTGATCCAGGAGCCCGGGAGGGAGCGGGGGGCAAGCTGGCCGTTTTGCAAATAGGCCCGCTCGGGGAAAGCCTCGAGGACCACCCTAAGCCCCGCCCGCCTCGCCTCCTCCTCGTACACCGTGCCGGGCAGAACCACCAGGGGAAGCCCCGGGTCAAAGGACCGCACCGCCTCGGCGATGGCCCGGGCCGTCTCCCGGTCCCGACACGCCTTGAGGTAAAGCGCCCCGTGGGGCTTCACGTGGTGGAGGGAAAGGCCCTCGGCCTTCAGGAAGGCATAAAGGGCGCCGATCTGGTAGAGCACGTCGGCGTAGACCTCCTCCGGAGCCACGGCCATCTCCCGCCGGCCAAACCCCACCAGGTCGGGGAAGCCAGGGTGGGCTCCCACCGCCACCCCGTGGGCCTTGGCTAGGGCCACCGCCTCCCGCATGCGCAAGGGGCTTCCCCCATGGAAGCCGCAGGCCAGGTTCACCGAGGTCACCAAGGGAAAGAGCTCCCGGTCGTGCCCGTAAGTATAGACCCCGTAGGACTCCCCCGCATCCGCATTCAGATCCACCCAACGCTCCGCCATACCCCTAGGGTATCAAGGGGGGTAGCCAAGCCCCCCCAGGACCACCTTCACCCGTTCCGCCCAAAGCTCCTCCCGGGAGTAGATGGCCTGGACCCGCTCGTGGGCTTTTGGGTCCACGGGGGCCAGGGCCAAGAGGGCGTGGAAGGGCTGAAGCAGGGCCAGGGGAAGCCCGCCCCCGGCGTAGAGGAGGAGGTCGGACCTTAGGGCCAAGGCCTCCACCTCCTCCCGCCTCAAGGCCACGTGCCCCCGGGCCCTTTGCGGCAGGCGGGCCAGGAAGGCGTCCCCCTCGGCGAAGCTGGGGGCGACCACGGAAACCTGGGCCAAGGCGCGGAGGAAGGGGGCTAAGGCGGGGCGCAACGGACCAAGCCAAAGGGCCTTGGCCCCCGGGAAGTGGGCGGCAAGGAAGCGCTCCAAGGCCACCCCTTCCGCATACTGGCCCACGGCTCCCCCCACCCCCACGGCCACCAGGTCCACCAAGCCCGCCGTTTCCGCCTCCGCCTCCAAGCGCATCCCCTCCGGGGGGGGAAGCCCCTCCGCCAAAACCAACCCGGCGAGCCCCAGGGGCAAAAGGCAAGGGAGAAGCTCCCAGGGGTTTTCCGCCTCCACGGGGTAGGGGAAAAGGGGGAGGCGCAAAGACACCACCTCCGCCACCAAAGGGTCAAAGAAGCTGGCGTCGCCCCGGTGGAGGAAGGGCAAGGGGCGGGTCTTGTGGTAGGGGGGCCACACGGCTACCTCCTAGGCGGGGCGCAGGTCGGCGTACTTGAGGGAAAGGCGCTTGAGCCCCACCCCCTCAAAGTGCACCGTGACCTCGTCCCCCGAGGCCGCCACCACGGTGCCCGGACCGAAGCGGGGGTGGACCACCCTCTCCCCTCCCTTAAACGCCCCGGGCTTGGGCCGGTGTGTGGGGGGGACGGGCTTCGGGCTTCGGTAGGGGTCGTATTCCTGGTAGAGCCCCTCTTCCACTTCCTCCAAGAAGCGGCTTGGCCGGGTAGCCTCGAGGCGGCCGTAAATCTCCCGTTCCTCGGCGTAGGACAGGTAAAGCCTCTCCTGGGCCCGGGTCACCCCCACGTAGAAGAGGCGGCGCTCCTCCTCCAGGGCCTCGAGGGTGCTAAGGGAGTTCCGGTGGGGCAGAAGCCCCTCCTCCACCCCCACCAGAAAGACCACGGGGAACTCCAGGCCCTTGGCGTTGTGGAAGGTCATGAGGGAAACCTTCCCCTGCGCCTCCGCCGGCTCCTCCGCCCGGGCGGTGAGGGCCACCTTGTCCAGGAATTCCAGGAGGCTTTCCGCCTCCTTGGCCGCCCGCAGGAGCTCCTCCACGTTTTCCAGCCGATCCTCGTGGTCCTCGGGGTAGGCCTCCTTGAGGTAAGCGGGGTAGTCGGTGGCCTGAAGGAGGTGGCGGAAAAAGGCCTCCGCCGGGCCAAAGGCCAGGTCCATAAGCTCCTCCATCAGGGCCACGAAATGGCGCACGGGCTCGGGGCGGGGCAACACCCCTTCCGCCGCCTTCAGGGCCTCAAAAAGGGGAAGGCCCTTCTCCAAGGCTAGGCGGGCCACCTTCTCCATCGTGGCCGGGCCGATGCCCCGGGGGGGCGTGTTCAGGATGCGTTTCAGGCTCACGCTGTCCAGGGGGTTTAGGGCCAGGCGGGCGTAGGCCAGAAGGTCCTTCACCTCGGCCCGCTCAAAGAAGCCCACCCCGCCCACCACCCGCACCCCAATGCCCCGGCTGGCCAAGGCCTGCTCCAGGAGGCGGCTTTGGGCGTTGGTGCGGTAGAGGACCGCCACCCGGTCAAAAGGTGGCCCCAGGCGCAGGATTTCCTCCGCCACGAAGCGGGCCTCTTCCCGGGCGTCCTTGGCGCGGAAAAGCCGCACCGGCTCCCCACCCCCCTTCACCGGGCGTAGGGTCTTTTCCAGGCGCAGGGCGTTCTTAACGATGACGGCGTTGGCGAAGCGGAGGATGGCCTCGGTGGAGCGGTAGTTCTCCTCCAGGCGGTAGACCTTGGCCCCGGGAAAGTCCTCCGTGAACTGGAGGATGTTTTTAATGTCCGCCGCCCGGAAGGAGTAGATGCCCTGGTCCGGGTCCCCCACGGCCATGAGGTTGGCCTCCTCGCCCGCCAGGAGCTTGGTGAAGCGGTACTGCACGGGGTTTGTGTCCTGGTACTCGTCCACGTGGACGAAGCGGGCCCGCTTGCGCACCCTCCTCAAGACCTCCGGGTCCCCTTCCAAAAGCCTCAGGGCGTAGAGGAGGATGTCGCCAAAGTCCAAGGCCCCTTGCGCCTGCAGGGCCTCCTGGTAGCGGTGGAGGACGTCTTTTAGCCTGCCCCGGGAAAGCCCGGCGTAATACTCGGGAAGCTCCGCCAAAAGGGCCTCAGGCGGCTCCCCCCGGTTC
The Thermus sp. LT1-2-5 genome window above contains:
- a CDS encoding glycosyltransferase; this encodes MPDTPFRADPGREPPRLVMVARFAPQKDHALLLQALAGLRDLPWTLDLVGDGPLLARVRVLADGLGLASRVRFLGRRLDVDRILAEAQIFVLVSNWEGLPLVVL
- a CDS encoding 5-oxoprolinase subunit PxpA, producing MAERWVDLNADAGESYGVYTYGHDRELFPLVTSVNLACGFHGGSPLRMREAVALAKAHGVAVGAHPGFPDLVGFGRREMAVAPEEVYADVLYQIGALYAFLKAEGLSLHHVKPHGALYLKACRDRETARAIAEAVRSFDPGLPLVVLPGTVYEEEARRAGLRVVLEAFPERAYLQNGQLAPRSLPGSWITDPKEAARRAVRMVLEGKVEALDGGEVAVRADTLCIHGDNPNAPQVAQAVRAALEAAGVEVRAFGGIRDQ
- a CDS encoding UvrD-helicase domain-containing protein, translating into MDEALLSSLNEAQRQAVLHFQGPALVVAGAGSGKTRTVVHRVAYLVAHRGVYPTEILAVTFTNKAAEEMRERLKGMVKGAGEVWVSTFHAAALRILRAYGERVGLKPGFVVYDEDDQTALLKEVLKELGLSAKPGPIKALLDRAKNRGEPPEALLAELPEYYAGLSRGRLKDVLHRYQEALQAQGALDFGDILLYALRLLEGDPEVLRRVRKRARFVHVDEYQDTNPVQYRFTKLLAGEEANLMAVGDPDQGIYSFRAADIKNILQFTEDFPGAKVYRLEENYRSTEAILRFANAVIVKNALRLEKTLRPVKGGGEPVRLFRAKDAREEARFVAEEILRLGPPFDRVAVLYRTNAQSRLLEQALASRGIGVRVVGGVGFFERAEVKDLLAYARLALNPLDSVSLKRILNTPPRGIGPATMEKVARLALEKGLPLFEALKAAEGVLPRPEPVRHFVALMEELMDLAFGPAEAFFRHLLQATDYPAYLKEAYPEDHEDRLENVEELLRAAKEAESLLEFLDKVALTARAEEPAEAQGKVSLMTFHNAKGLEFPVVFLVGVEEGLLPHRNSLSTLEALEEERRLFYVGVTRAQERLYLSYAEEREIYGRLEATRPSRFLEEVEEGLYQEYDPYRSPKPVPPTHRPKPGAFKGGERVVHPRFGPGTVVAASGDEVTVHFEGVGLKRLSLKYADLRPA